TTCCAGCCGGGCCGGAGCGTCATCGTCGGCATCGAGCGCCGGCTCGAAGCGCTCGCCACTGCGCACCATGTTGCGCGGCGCCTCCATCAGCACGTCCGGCTGGTTGCGGGCGAAGGCCTGTTGTGTACGCTTGCGGTAGCGGTATTCCTGCCACCAGTTGAAGGCGTAGACAGCAGCGACGATGCCGCCGGCTGCGATCAACGATCCGAGTTGCAAGTCTGTCATGGGCGGTCTTGGGTGCGGGCCGGCGCCATGCGCCAGCCGTATTCATCAGGTATGGGCTGCATTCAAACACAAGCGGCGTACCGCTTCCAAGCGTTGATTGGCGCCGCGCTTCACCAGCGGCACTCCAGCCGGTCCGCCGCGCGCGGCGCAATCGCGATATCGGCGAAGATAGAACGGGTGCCCAGCTGCCGCAAGGCGACCTGCGCCGACGGCCAGTCGGCGGCTGGGCCAACGAAGACCACGGTGCGACCAACACCAACCGCAGGCGGTTCCGCCGCGCGCTGCAGCAAGGCCACGGTCTTGGCGGGATCGAGTGCACCGAGCACCAACGGCTTGCCAGCGACCAACAATTGCGCACGCAGATCAGCCACTTCCTGCTCGTTCAGCTCCAGCGCCGCGGTAATCAGCATGCCGTCGTGTTCCTCATGCTGCGGCACCTTGGCTTCCGCCAGCGCTTCCATGCCGCGCGCGAAGTAGCGCGACAGCTCCGCGCAGGGGTCGTTGCCTGCCCGCGCCAGCAATGGCCAGGCGCACAGGCAGACCAACATCCATTTCAGCGCGCGCTTCATGCCGTCGCCGTCTCCCGCATGGCCATCGCCTGTTCGATATCGACCGCCACCACGCGCGATACGCCCTGCTCCTGCATGGTGACGCCAACGAGCTGGGTCGCCATTTCCATCGTCAGCCGGTTGTGGCTGATGTAAAGGAACTGCGTGCGCTCGGCCATTTTCTTCACTAGGCTGCAAAAGCGCAGCGTGTTGGCGTCATCGAGCGGCGCGTCGACCTCGTCCAGCAAGCAGAACGGCGCGGGATTCAGCCTGAACAGCGCGAACACCAGGCTCAGTGCCGTCAGCGCCTTCTCGCCGCCCGAGAGCAGGTGAATGGTGCTGTTCTTCTTGCCCGGCGGCTGCGCCATGATCGCAAGGCCCGCATCGAGGATCTCGTCGCCGGTGAGCACGAGTTCAGCGTGGCCGCCGCCGAACAGCGTGGGAAACAGCTCCTGCAGATTGCCGTTCACCGTGTCGTAGGTTTGCTGCAGCAGCGCGCGCGTTTCGCGGTCGATGCGGCGGATGGCGTTTTCCAGCGTCTCGATCGCTTCCAGCAGATCGGCCGATTGCGCATCGAGATAGGTCTTGCGCTCGCGTGCCGCGTTCAGTTCTTCCAGTGCAGCGAGGTTGACGGCGCCGAGGCCCGAGATGGCCTGGGTCAGCCGGCCGATCTCGGCAACGAGGCTGCCCACCTTGAGCCCGGCGCCAAGTTTCTCACGCAGCGCATCCTCATTCGCCTCAGCCTCCGTCAGCTCCTGGGCGTAGCGCTCGGCGGCAAGGCGCGCCTCCTGTTCCTTCAACCGCTGTGTATTCACCGCCTCGCGTGCCGGCTCCAGCGTCGCCTCGATCCGTTGCTTGTCGGCCTCGCGCTCGCGCAGCTGGTTGGTCAGGTGATTGAGCGCATCGCGCGCTGCGGCAAGCGCGCGCTCCTTCTCGCTGCGTTCGTTCACCGCGTCCTGGAAGCCGACATCGAACTGGCCCTCATCGACGCCTTCGAGCTCCAGTACCAATGTCTCGGCCCGCTCCAGCAGCCGTTCACGTTGCGCGCCAAGGTCACCGTCGCGCCGCGCCAATTCGGCGAGGCGCTGCTCGGCAGTCTGCACGGCGAAGCGCGCCTCCTGCGCGCGGCGTTCAGCCTGGCGCAATCGGCTACGCTGCAGCTCGCAGGCGGTTTCCATCTCGGTGCGCGCGAGCTTGGCGTTATTCAGCGCTTCCTCCAGCGGCAACAGCTCGTCGTCGGCGACGATGCGCGTCTCATCAAACTCGCGCTGCGCCGCGGTCTCGTCGGCCAGCTGCTGGCCCAGTTGCGCCAGCTCATCGACCAGCGCCTGCCGGCGCCGGGCGGCCTGCTGTTGCGCCTCGTCACGCCGCGCCAGATCGCGCTCCAGCTGCGCCAGTTGCTGTTGCTGTGCCTGCAAACGCTGGCGGGTGTCGCGCAAGCCGGTTTCCAGCGTGGCCAGACGCTGCGCCGCTGTGGCGTGACCAGCATCGTGCTCGGCCCGTTGCGGCTGCAATTCGGCCAGCTGGGCGCGGATGTCGTCGAGCTCGCGCCGCCGCGCCAGCTGGCCGGCCAATGCGCCACCACTGCCGTGAAAGCGCACGCTGGCCGTAGTGATGACATGCCCTTGCGGCGTGATCAGCGATTGCCCGACCGCCAGCGCGGCGCGCTGCTGCCAGGCCGCTGCCAGATCCGGGACGGTGGCGATGCCAACGAGCCAAGCATCGAGCGCTGCGGCAACCGTGGCATTCGGGCACTGCACCTTGGCGCGCAGGCCATCCACCACTGCATTGGCTGGGCCTGGCAGTGCCAGCGTGATGGCACCGGGTGCGGCCGTCTCAGGCGTCACCTTGGCCAGCCGCGCCTGCAGCCGCTCACCCAACGCGGCCTCGACCGCGGTCTCCCAGCCTGGCTCGACGGTGATGGCGTCGAGCACCGTTGCAGCATCCGCCAGTTGTTCGGCGGCCAGCCAGTCAGCGAGCGCGCCAGCATCGTCGACCTGCGCGAGCTCGGCCAGCGCCTGTTCCCGTGCGGTCAGCTGCGCCAGTTGCAGCGTCAACTGCGCGCGTGCGTCGCCCAAGCGTTTCACTTCGGCGCGAGCGGCTTCCAGCGCCGCTTCGCCATCTTCCAGCGCCAGCGTGCCAGCCTCGACCGCCAGCAACAATTCTTCGCGCAGCAATGCGGTATCGTCGTCCTCCGCCTCCGCAGGTAGCTGCGCGGCCTCGGCGCGCAGCCGTGTCTGGCGCTGCGTCAGTTGCTGCGCGTTGCGCTCGTGCTGCTGCGCCTGCTGGCGTGCGAGCTGGACCGCATTGCGCGTGGTGGCGAGGCGGTCGCGCAGGCTGGCCCATTCGTCGTTGGCCTGTGCCAGCGCCGTTTCCAGCTCCGGCAGACGCTGCGTTTCCTCGTCGAGCGACATGGCCGCCTCTTCAGCGGCGTATTGCGCTTCCTCGCGCTTGCCCTGCCATTCTTCGAGCTCGCTACCGGCGGCTTGGCCCTGGGCATCGAGCCTTGAGAGCTCGGTGCGGGCCTCATTCAGCTGTTGCGTCAGCCGCTCACGCGTCTGTCGCAGATGCAGCAGCTGCTGCTCCAAACGAGCGACGGCGGCATTGGCGTCATACAGCGTGGCCTGCGCCTCATGCACCGCGTCAGTCGCGCCATAGTGCGCCTCGCGCTGTGCCTCGATGGTGGCTTCGAGCGATCGCAGCTCGGCCAGTTGGGCCTCGAGCGCATTCTGCGCAACATCGATGGCGCGGCGGGCGGCCTCCACCTCGCGTGCGGCGTCGAGCTTGCGCTGCAGCGCCAGGAGATTCTGCTTCTCGGTGATCGCATCCTTGATGCGGTTGTATTCGGCGGCGACCTCGGCCTGCGTCTCCAGCTTGCCGATCTGCTTGTCGAGCTCGGTGACGATGTCGTGCACCCGGTCGAGGTTGTCGCGCGTATCGGCAAGCCGGGTCTCGGTCTCGCGGCGGCGTTCCTTGTACTTGGAAACGCCGGCGGCCTCTTCGAGGAAGTGCCGCAGCTCCTCGGGCTTGGCCTCGATGATGCGGCTGATCATGCCCTGCTCGATGATGGCGTAGCCGCCCTTGCCGACGCCGGTGCCGAGGAACAGGTCGGTGATATCCCGGCGACGCACCTGCAGGTTGTTGATGTAGTACGACGACTCGCCCTGGCGGGTGAGCACGCGCTTGATGGCGATCTCGGCGTACTGCCCCCACTGCCCGGCGGCAAGGCCCGCGGCGTTGTCGAACACCAGCTCGACCGAGGCGCGGCTCACCGGCTTGCGACTGCCAGAGCCATTGAAGATCACGTCCTGCATCGATTCGCCGCGCAACTGCTTGGCGGAGGACTCGCCCAGCACCCAGCGCACCGCGTCGATCACGTTGGATTTGCCACAACCGTTGGGCCCGCAGATCGCCACGAGCTGGCCCGGTACGTGCACCGTGGTCGGATCGACGAAGGATTTGAAGCCGGCAAGCTTGAGGTGGGTAAGACGCACGGAGCGGATCGCGAAATCGGTTGCGCCGATTGTAACGGCAGCGTGACGGCAGGCCCAGCACCCGGCGTCGGTGCGCACGCGTTGCAACGAAAAAGCCGGGCAGGATTGCTCCCGCCCGGCCTCGTCGGTGTGGATCAGCCGATTACAGCTTCGGCAGCACCGGGATCACATCACTGCAGTTACCCGACAGCGGCAGGTTCTGGCACACAAAACGGCCTGCGCTGTTCTCGGTGGCGGCACCGGCAGGGGCAGCCTGGTGGACACGCTGCTTCCAGATCTGCCAGATCATGAAGCCGTCGTTCGGCCGACCCTTGTTCTTGATGTACTTCACCAGGGTTTCGACGTTGTAGTACGGCGTGGCCACGTTGTTCTGGCCGGTCAGGAGCTCGGCGTCATACGCCACGCCACCGTCGTTCAGCCTGAGCATGGCACTGCCCGAGCCTTCCGGCGCGATTTCCATGCCCATGTTGATCGGACCGTTGTAGATCGCCTTGTACGACTCGTAGCCTTCACGCGGATCGTAGTAGTCACCGCCGTCGTACGACATCAGGTTGATGAAGTCGATCTTGCTGCCATGGTTCTTCACCACGCTGTACATGGTGCCGCCGAACGGCGAGCCCCATTGCACCTTGCCTTCCTCGAACGGCGTGCCCTTGACGTAGTACGCGCCCGTGGACCAGCCAGCGATCGAGATCTTCAACCCGGCATTGCGGTTGTGGATTTCGTTGTAGAGGCTGCTGATGATGTTGGCGATCTCGCCATCCTTGGAGCAGCTGAAGCTTGCTGCGTCGCCCTTGTTGCAATTGCTGCCGGACGATTCCCAATCGATGTCCACGCCCGAAGCGCCCAGGTCGACGGCCAGATCGACGATATGCGGTGCGTTGAAACTGTTCCACTGGCTGCCCTGGCTGTACGACCAGCCGCCCACCGAGATGAACACCTTGGTGCCGCGCGCCTTCAGTGCCGCGATGTTGTTGCGCAGATCCTGCGACTGCTGGGCCGTGAATTTCTTCTGGCCGTTCGGCGTGGCCGCCCCCTCGGCGAATTCGAAGCCGGCGATTTCCTGGTCGAACGCGTAGGAACCCTTGACGTACTTGGTATCCGGACGCACGAACGCGAGGTTCACGTGGGTGAAGTAGCTCGGGATGTTGGTGGTGGAGAGATCGTACAGGCTGGTGTTCCAGCTGCTGGCGTAGCCGACGTACATGCGCGGGCCGCTCGGGCTCGGTGTCACCGGGGTGACCGGCGTCGGCGACACCGGCGTCGGGCCAGGCGTGACCGGGGTCGGGGTATTGCCACCGCAGTTGTCGAGCTTCTTCCACGGGCCCCAATCACCGGATTGCGCCGGGTTGTCGCCTTGGGTCCACCAGCGGGCTTCGTAATTGACACCGTTATGGGTGACGCGGGTACCGCCGGTATAGACACCACCACTGGTCCAGGTGGCGTAGCAGGTGGATGGCGGCGGTGTAACTGGAACCGGAGTGACCGGTACAGGTGTGACGGGCACTGGCGTGACCGGCGTCGGCGTGTTGCTCACCGGCGTGGGTGTGGCGGTGGGGGTATTGCCGCAGCTGCCGCCAGCGCTCCACAGCGTTGGCGTGGCTGCCGGGTTCCAGTTGGTGCCAACATAGGCGGTGTGGGTGACCAGCGCGGTATAGCTCGCGCCGTTATAGCTCACCACAGTACCAGCGGCGTAGGTGACGCCTTCGGCCCAGGTGGCGCAGGCGGCTTGGGCACCTGCCATCGGCAGCGCATAGGCGCCGCCCGCGATCAGCGCTGCCGTCAGCCAGCTGGCCGGGCGACGCGTCAGTTGCTTGCGTTGCATCCTCTTGCTCCTCGTCTTGTTCTCGAAAGATCGGCCGGCCGACGTCATACCGGCACGACCGGGAGAATTTGAACTGCGGAACAAGGAGTTACAAGACACCCCCCACGGCACACCGGTGGAATCCAGACAAACGTCGCGCTAAGCCTGATGCAAGGACAGCGCTTTCATAAACTTACGCGACGATCGCATCGACCCGGTCGGAATTCGGCGCGATGGTGGGCGACTTCATGGTCCAGCGGGCTTCGCGTGCCAGCGGATCGAAGCGCTGGCTCCAGCCCTGGCCGCAGTCGACGCAACGATAGTGGCGATATTCCAGGCCAGCCTCGAAGTGGCGCGGTCGTTCCTGCTTGAGGCCTAGGTGTGCATCGAGCTGGCAAGGCTGGCGCAGCAGGCGCACGCATTGCAGGCACAGGTGAGCGCGTGCTTGATGCTGGGCAAGTGCGAGATGACGCAATGCTGCACGGTGCTGTTCGGGTCGGGACATGATGGCTTGCGACATGGTGAGGACTCCTGCGGTTGGCCCTTGAAAACATGACAGGAGCTTATGACTGACGCGTCGCGAGCCGAATCAGCGCTTCGCGCGAGCGATTGCCAGAATCCGCCTACACGGCGATTGACACCGGCAAAGTCGCCCTTGCCCTCCTCCCGGCGGCGGGCTATGCCCGTAGCAGGCACCACCCCGGAGCGCCATCATGGATACCACCCCGCATACCTTGACCACGCTGTTTGCCCAGCTCGGTCTGCCGATGGACAAGGATGGCATCGAGGCCTTTCTTGCCAGCCACAGCCTGCCCGCAGGCCAGAGCCTGCCCGATGCCAGCTTCTGGAACAGCAGCCAGGCGAGTTTCCTGCGCGAAGCACTGGCGGCCGATGCCGAATGGGCCGAGGACGTGGACGAGCTCGCCGCCCGCCTTACCCACTGAGCCGCTCAGCCGCGCTTGCGGCTGACCCACATGGTGATGACGGTGCGCAGCACCGGCTCGCCGTTGCGATCGAGCACCTCCACCGTCACCGGCAGATCGGCAGCGTCGTCGGGCCAGGTCGACGGCAATGTGGCCCGGGCATGCGCCACCAGATCGGTCTGTGCCTTCTTCAGGTATTCGACCTGCATGCCCTTAGGAATCCAGCGATGGCTGGCCGGAATGGAAATGTCGGTCATGGTGCCGGCGGCAAGCTCGGCGATATTGCACATCGCGATCGCATGCACGGTGCCGATGTGGTTCTGTACCGCACGGCGCTTCTTCATCGCCACCGCTGCATAGCCGGGCTGCAGTTCAACGAAAAGCGGCCGCACCGAACCGAAGTACGGCGCCTTGAAGCACACCAGCCGGGAAAACAGCCAGCGCCCCGCAGGCAGGTGGTGCAGTCGTTGCCAGGCGGCGGCAATCGCGTTGGACATAACGGCACTCCGATGAATTTACGTGCCGCCAGCTTGGCAGGGCGGCGCTGCACTCCCTATTGCGGCTAACCCGCAGCGCACCGTTTCAAGCGCAGCGCAACGCCTACGGCCATGCAATTTTCTGCAGGCTGACCCAGTCCCCCAATCCAGCTAACATGCGTGCATTCCCGCTCCAGGAGGTTCCCGATGAAACGACTGCTGATCCTATTCGTTCTGCTGTTCACCTTGTCCGGCTGTGGCTACAACACGCTGCAAGCGCAGGACGAAGCGGTCAACGCGGCTTGGTCCGAAGTGCTCAACCAGTATCAGCGCCGGGCCGACCTGGTGCCCAACCTCGTCAACGTGGTCAAGGGCTACGCCGCGCACGAGAAGGAAGTCCTGACCGAGGTGACCGAGGCCCGCGCCCGCGTCGGCAGCGTGCAGGCCACGCCGGAACTGGTGAACGATGAAGCCGCCTTTGCCAAGTACCAGGAAGCCCAGGCCGGCATGACCTCCGCGCTGTCGCGCCTGATGGTGGTGGTCGAGCGCTACCCGGATCTGAAGGCCAACGAGAACTTCCGCGATCTCGCCTCGCAGCTCGAGGGCACCGAGAACCGCATCACCGTGGCCCGCAACCGCTATATCGAGCGGGTTCGCGAGTATAACACCACCGTGCGCTCATTCCCGAGCAATCTCACCGCGATGGCATTCAGCCTCAAGGCCAAACCCAACTTCAGCGTGGAGAACGAGAAAGCCATCTCGACCGCGCCCAAGGTCGATTTCGGCAGCGGCAAAACCAAGTGATGCATCGCGCCTGCGCCCTGCTGTTGCTGCTCTGCTGCTGGCTGGTGCCAGCGTGGGCGGAGGTCGCCGTGCCGACGCTGACCGCCAGGGTCACCGACCAGACCGGTACGCTGCGCGCCGGCGAAATCGCCGCGCTGGAGGGCAAACTTGCTGCCTTCGAAGCGCGCAAGGGCAGCCAGATCGCCGTGCTGATCGTGCCGAGCACCCAGACCGAAAGCATCGAGCAATACGCGATCCGGGTAGTCGAGCGTTGGCGGCTGGGCCGCAAGGGCGTCGACGATGGCGTGCTGCTGCTGGTGGCGAAAGACGATCGCAAGGTGCGCATCGAAGTCGGTTACGGCCTGGAAGGCGCGCTGACCGACGCCCGCAGCAGCCGCATCATCCGCAACGTGATCCAGCCCGCATTTCGCGCCGGTGATTTCTACGGCGGCCTCGATGCGGCGGCGGACCAACTGATCGCTGTCATCGACGGCGAGCCGCTGCCGGAAGCGGAGCGGGATCGGGCTGCAGTCGGCCATGATCTCTCGCTGTTCGGCCTGCATCCCATCGTGCTGCTGGGCATCCTGTTCGGCGGGGTGATCCTGTCGAAGGTCGCCGGCAACTGGATTGGCAGCGGCGGCGTGGCGGGGGTCAGCGCGCTGGCCGCATTGAGCGGCGGTCAATCGCTGCTGGCGGCGGGCGGATTGATTGCGCTGATGGTGATCGCGCTGATGGTGGTACGCACGGGGCTCTTCATCGACCTTCTGGGCATGCTGTTCAGTCATAGCCGCAGCGGCACCCGCATCGGGGGCGGCGATGGCTTCGGCGGGGGTGGCTTCGGTGGTGGCGGGTTTTCCGGCGGTGGCGGCGGATTTGGTGGCGGCGGCGCCTCGGGAGGATGGTGATGGACCAGCGTCGACTTTGGTTGAACCTCAAACCCTGCCTCGCATCGCGGCATTTCGACGATACGTCGATGGCGCAATTGGAAGCCGCAATCGCCGCTGCGGAAAGCGGTCACCGTGGCGAACTGCGACTGGTGGTCGAGCGGCGGCTGCCACTGGCTGCAGCCTGGCATGGCCTGGCCGTGCGTGACCGCGCGGTGCAATGGTTTTCAGACCTGCACGTGTGGGATACCGAGTACAACACCGGCGTGCTGCTCTACTTGCTGCTGTCGGAGCGGCGCATCGAGCTGATTGCCGATCGCGGCATCGCCGGCGCAGTGCCGGACGCACAATGGCAAGCGATCTGCGCCGATCTGATCGGTGCCCTGGCAGCAAACCGTTACGTGGAAGGTGTGCAGCAGGCGATCAACCAGCTCGGCGGACTCCTGGCGACCCACCGCCCTTTGGAAGCGAATGCGGCCGATCGGGACGAGCTGCCCAATCGGCCGGTGATACGCTGATCTACCAGCGGTCGTCCGCCCGCCGGCCGACCGCTGCCCGGCGTTCGTTGCCGTTCAATACCATGTTCATCCAGCGCCACAATTCCTCGTCATTGGCCGGCGTCTCGCGTCGATCGTCGGTGCGGCGCTCGGCCTCCTGGCGCGCTTGCCCCAACGGGTTTTGCCTTTCGTCCATCGCTGTTGCCCTCGCGTTGTCGCCACCGGCCTGCATCCGGCAGCTCCTGAGGCCGGTGTAGCCGCCAGTGCTGCCCTTACCCTGCGGCTTACCATGGCTGGCGCGACGGACGGCCACCAGCGCCTCTTGTCGGCCACTTCCCGCGCTTCATCGACATGACATATTTCGTCAGAAAATCACTTACACCACGTCCGCATTGGCTTCCATTCATATCCCCGCCAACGCATCCAACGCAATTAAGAAAGCGCTTACATTGACGCGCCACGCCGCGTTAGCCAAGACTGCGGCATCGTCCGCACAATTCCGGTGCGGCGACGCGCCAGCTGTCGTGTGTTGGCAGCGGCGGTAACCATAAATCGGATGGAGAGTTCAACGTGGATGCACAAAAGAAGAACAGCCGCCGCGCGGCCGTTCCGGCACTGCTGCTTTGCGGCCTGCTGGGTGGCGCCGGTCTGATCGTCGCCCTGCCCGCCCACGCGGCGCCGGCCTGGGCCGAAGGCAACACCTACACCGCGGGCACCGTGGTGACCTACAACGGCAAGGACTACAAGGCGCTGGTCACCCACTCCGCCTATGTCGGCACCAATTGGAACCCGGCCGCAACACCGACGCTGTGGGCTCCGACCGGTGGCTCATCCCCTTCGCCTTCCAATCCGACCCCGGCTCCGAACCCGACCCCGGCGCCGAGCACGGGTGGCGGCGGCAGCTGCAGTGCCACTACCTGGGCCCGCGGCGTGAACTACAGCCTGGGCACCGTGGTGCGCTACACCAATGGCAACTACTACAAGGTGGTGAACGTTGGCGCCAACGGTAGCGATGGCACCGATCCGACCATCAGCACCTGGTACTGGCAACCCACCAGCTGCTCCGGCGGCGGTACCCCCAACCCGACCCCCGCACCGAACCCGACTCCGAGCCCCAGCGGCGGCTGCAATGCCGCCAATTGGTCCGCTGGCGTGAACTACAGCCTGGGCACCGTGGTGCGCTACACCAACGGCAATTACTACAAGGTGGTGAATGCCGGCGCCAACGGCAGCGATGGCACCGATCCGACCATCAGCACTTGGTACTGGCAGCCGACCAGCTGCTCCGGCGGCGGCACACCGAACCCGACACCGACCCCAGGTACCGGTGGCGGCAACTTCCTGCTCAGCGAGTCCGACTTCAACCGCATGTTCCCGGGCCGCAACTCGTTCTACACCTATCAAGGCCTGGTGAACGCGCTGTCCGCCTACCCGCAGTTTGCCAACACCGGCAGCGACACCACCAAGCGTCAGGAAGTCGCAGCCTTCCTGGCGAACATCGACCACGAAACCGGTGGCCTCGTCCACATCGAGGAAATCGCCAAGGGTGAGTACTGCGATCGTGGTGCTTGGGGCGCGCCTTACCCCTGCGCACCGGGCAAGCGTTACTACGGCCGTGGCCCGATGCAGCTGAGCTGGAATCCGAACTACGCCATGGCCGGTGCTGCACTGGGCCTGAACCTGCTGGCCGATCCGGACCTGGTTGCGCGCGACGCCACCGTGGCTTGGAAGACGGCGATCTGGTACTGGATGACCCAGTTCGGTCCGGGTAGCTCGCAGACTGCGCATACCGGTATCGTGAATGGCCTGGGCTTTGGCGCAACCATCCGCAGTATCAATGGCTCGGTCGAGTGCGATGGCAAGCGGCCTGACCAGGTGCAAAGCCGCATCACCAAGTATCTGAGCTTCACTCAGATCCTTGGCGTGACCTCGGGCAACAACCTCGGCTGCTGATCCCAGCCAACACGGAAACGGCCACCCTAGGGTGGCCGTTTTTGTTTGAGGTGATTTCAGCCCAGCTGCGCGTGGGCGTCCGGCAGATCAAGCAGCTCGATGAGTTGCTCCACCGAATAACCGCGTTCGGCCGCCAGCTGTACCAGCTGATCGCGCAGCTCGCGCTTCTTGCGCGTTACGGCGATCTTGTCCTGCGTTTCGCGCTCAGACTGGGCGCGCAGCATTTGCCAGTTTTCATCCTGGTTGACGAACAATTCGGAGGGATGGGAGTACGCCCCTTCAGTCATCGAGCAATCCTGTGCATTGGTATAGGTTCGGTTAGGCTGTAAGGTAAGGGTGAAAGCTTACCATTTCAAGTCCACCATCACTCTTATGCGTTGTCGCCCAAGATTGCAATGAGACAACGTGAATCTTTACCTGGCAGCGGCAACGCTCAATCATGCTTGCCCTTACCCTTACCGTGGCCTTTTCCATGGTGCCCATGATCCTCATCGTGAGGATCGCGGTCGGGATGGGCCTCGCGATAGCGCGGCACATATACATCGTTGTACCAACGGTCCTGCACGAAATAAACCGGGCGATTGCAGGCGTTGTAGTGGCCGCAGTGTTTTTTCCAGTTCTTGGCATGGCCCGGCGGCACGCGTAGGTAAATCGGCGTATAGCGCTGCGGTTGCTGCACCACCACGATAGGCTGCGGATAGATAAGCGCCGGGCTCGGGTAGTTGCCGATTTCGATGTGGCCGTAGAAATTCGGATCTCCCAATGTTACCGATACGCCCACTTCTGCTTGGGCCCATTGGCCGGCAAGCAATGCGCACACCATCCAGATTCGTTTCATGTTGATGCACTCCCGCCGCAGTTTCAGGGCGTCGCCCGCTGATATCCGTGCAATATTAGTATCCGATCGAACACTGAAATGGCAGTGCGATAGTTCACATTGCACACTCGGGTAATGGCAACGCAGCCCCCGACGAAACCAGGGAGAGAGGCATGAGCAATGCACTTCGTATCGGCATCATCGGCTGTGCTGACTACACCCACGGCAGGATGTGGGCTCGACAATGGCATCAGGAAGCTCAGCATGGCCTCGTTGCCGCGCGGGTGTGGGATGCGGATGCGAGTGTTGCCGTTGCACTGGCCAACGAGATCGGCGCCGAGGTGGTGTCCACGCCGCAGGCCGTGGCCGAAGGCTGCGATGGCGTGGTGATCGCCACGCTGCAGCCTGCCGACTATCTGGCACTGGCCGCGCCACATCTGGCTGCCGGACGACGTGTCTTCCTCAACCGGCCGCTTGCCGGCAGCGTGGCCGATGCCCGCTCGGTGTTCGCGCTGGCCGATGCACACAGCGCGGCGGTCTACTCTGCCTCAGCCCTGTTGCACACGCGGGCCGCTTCGCGCATCCGTGCCACCCTGGCCGAGATCGGTGCCTTGCG
This region of Chitinolyticbacter meiyuanensis genomic DNA includes:
- a CDS encoding glycoside hydrolase family 19 protein — encoded protein: MDAQKKNSRRAAVPALLLCGLLGGAGLIVALPAHAAPAWAEGNTYTAGTVVTYNGKDYKALVTHSAYVGTNWNPAATPTLWAPTGGSSPSPSNPTPAPNPTPAPSTGGGGSCSATTWARGVNYSLGTVVRYTNGNYYKVVNVGANGSDGTDPTISTWYWQPTSCSGGGTPNPTPAPNPTPSPSGGCNAANWSAGVNYSLGTVVRYTNGNYYKVVNAGANGSDGTDPTISTWYWQPTSCSGGGTPNPTPTPGTGGGNFLLSESDFNRMFPGRNSFYTYQGLVNALSAYPQFANTGSDTTKRQEVAAFLANIDHETGGLVHIEEIAKGEYCDRGAWGAPYPCAPGKRYYGRGPMQLSWNPNYAMAGAALGLNLLADPDLVARDATVAWKTAIWYWMTQFGPGSSQTAHTGIVNGLGFGATIRSINGSVECDGKRPDQVQSRITKYLSFTQILGVTSGNNLGC